One segment of Drosophila mauritiana strain mau12 chromosome 3R, ASM438214v1, whole genome shotgun sequence DNA contains the following:
- the LOC117143129 gene encoding GILT-like protein F37H8.5 isoform X2 has translation MTKLAATASLLLLILSLGWAKLEEKPREKRQSNKLHITLLYESLCPDSRNFMHQLGPVYEEFEEYIDILLVPFGKSQSERNGAIFHCQHGPAECKGNRLQSCVINSTANQAAQVKFVVCQMLAPDYSRIDQCANEAGLLTDVVHCLSSETGTKLQLQAELVTKQYSPSFIPTIVYNGVFDQQLQDHSLRDFRGTVCYMLRQQNLLPSSSTICQ, from the exons ATGACGAAGTTGGCCGCCACCGCAAGCCTTCTGCTCCTCATTCTGTCCCTCGGATGGGCGAAGCTCGAGGAGAAGCCCCGGGAGAAGCGCCAGTCCAACAAG CTGCACATCACCCTCCTTTACGAGTCCTTGTGCCCGGACAGCAGGAACTTCATGCATCAGCTGGGACCCGTTTACGAGGAGTTCGAGGAGTACATTGATATACTCTTAGTGCCCTTCGGCAAATCGCAGTCGGAACGCAATGGTGCCATCTTCCACTGCCAGCACGGACCGGCTGAGTGCAAGGGCAATCGCCTCCAGAGTTGCGTCATCAATAGCACCGCAAACCAGGCGGCACAGGTGAAATTCGTGGTGTGCCAGATGTTGGCTCCGGATTACTCCCGCATTGATCAG TGTGCCAATGAGGCGGGCCTGCTCACCGATGTGGTCCACTGTCTGTCCAGCGAGACGGGCACCAAATTGCAGCTGCAGGCGGAGCTGGTGACCAAACAGTACAGCCCGAGCTTCATTCCCACCATCGTCTACAATGGC GTCTTCGATCAGCAGCTGCAGGACCATTCGCTGCGCGATTTCCGCGGCACGGTTTGCTATATGTTGCGTCAACAAAACTTgctgcccagcagcagcacaatcTGTCAGTAG
- the LOC117143127 gene encoding uncharacterized protein LOC117143127 isoform X1 produces the protein MAANNGNKSPMEHDTEGCDEVDFIVATHNNNNDYENLGSVSQAVINTKVAAAAAAATPNNEPNSNTLKKAKERRTLFHFGSSSSSKKLSQSKSQESQEAGSKDATPATTTAPLPPVPIGTPPRQHKFVKSNSLARLLGNTYNAKKFEKQEQKRLASGAEGGKFNTYSGRRGRAGPYLERFKRVSKEDGDVAGEDDTVRVTNVITLTTDSRDLLYGSRQEHVGRTGGYDQNDQLTSKAYRTLTRSLGKLWRRTHSVDISTPDPEFKVSYLGNVLTGWAKAGEGCVEKQLNTLWRNYTQHSKPDVIMRLKVCASGLKATTRQHGLTEYWAHRITYCCAPKNYPRVFCWIYRHEGRKLKHELRCHAVLCSKEKIAQDICDTLRENLESALREFKREKILKQNARLSLANAVYDNPSLPRRKIMLSVGGNNYRPPLERSKSAPKLMAIEEAIGEEEGDEIEDTNEPEMMPCCQKDSLYPAMTLGRRRCRRGHSIRRTGKIQAFSPCCSSHMAKELPQEETKKMAAASGSANDGSDSDDFEKLLKFDTTLSNELLPYFDMQLHKNSSQSMVSLSELKEEEGEPLSLLPTINSDPSADPEADYNAEDHDVSAPRRSGVCSDGEEDFLDDADDHYFRHAAMLTMLHRSSMRKMRAADQGSLKYRHQTQSSISSNASSSTTASTSAAAGGGSAQQGLTSPDSDEGSISSGCETASTVTNANHEEYNGKRDSDPGQLEQSPDLELEQAQVLEQMMIYQRLEQQLRNNSGDATNYSSSSSITLKRSNSGSDKQERSDHPDDDNSDSDESGYVEFQEKERPGQQPLISEASVTLAKIATVKPQVPPKPAPRRSLSLNAAATGASAGSSAGKAPGTAV, from the exons ATGGCGGCCAACAACGGTAACAAATCCCCAATGGAGCACGATACCGAGGGTTGTGATGAGGTGGACTTTATAGTGGCCACgcacaacaataacaacgatTACGAGAATTTGGGCAGCGTGAGTCAGGCGGTGATCAACACCaaagtagcagcagcagcagcagcagcaacaccaaacAACGAACCAAACAGCAATACATTGAAAAAGGCCAAGGAGCGTCGCACCCTCTTCCATTtcgggagcagcagcagcagcaagaagCTGAGTCAGAGCAAGTCACAGGAGAGCCAAGAGGCGGGCAGCAAGGATGCTACGCCAGCGACAACTACTGCTCCACTGCCGCCGGTGCCAATCGGAACGCCACCGCGACAGCACAAGTTCGTGAAGAGCAACAGCTTGGCCAGATTGCTGGGCAACACCTACAATGCCAAGAAGTTCGAgaagcaggagcagaagcGTCTGGCCTCCGGAGCCGAGGGCGGCAAGTTCAATACCTACAGTGGGAGGCGTGGACGTGCGGGTCCCTATCTGGAGCGATTCAAGCGAGTGTCCAAGGAGGACGGCGATGTGGCTGGCGAGGATGACACGGTGAGGGTCACGAACGTCATTACCCTGACGACGGACTCGCGGGATTTGCTCTACGGCAGCCGGCAGGAGCATGTGGGTCGCACTGGGGGCTATGACCAGAACGATCAGCTCACCTCGAAGGCGTATCGCACGCTCACCCGCAGTTTGGGCAAACTCTGGAGGCGCACACACAGCGTGGACATTAGCACACCCGATCCGGAGTTCAAGGTCTCGTACCTGGGCAACGTCCTGACCGGCTGGGCCAAGG CAGGTGAGGGTTGTGTGGAGAAGCAGCTGAATACGCTGTGGCGGAACTACACCCAGCACTCCAAGCCGGACGTGATCATGCGCCTGAAGGTGTGCGCCTCCGGCTTGAAGGCCACCACCCGGCAGCACGGACTCACGGAGTACTGGGCCCACAGGATCACCTACTGCTGCGCACCGAAGAACTATCCGCGCGTCTTCTGCTGGATCTATCGCCACGAGGGCAGGAAGCTGAAGCACGAGCTCCGCTGCCATGCGGTGCTCTGCAGCAAGGAGAAGATTGCCCAGGACATTTGCGATACCCTGAGG gAAAACCTGGAGAGCGCTTTGCGCGAATTTAAGCGCGAGAAAATTCTGAAGCAAAACGCTCGCTTGAGTTTGGCCAACGCCGTCTACGACAATCCGAGCTTGCCGCGCCGCAAGATTATGCTGAGTGTGGGCGGCAACAACTACAGGCCGCCGCTGGAACGCTCCAAGTCGGCGCCCAAGCTGATGGCCATCGAGGAGGCCATTGGCGAGGAGGAGGGCGATGAGATCGAGGACACCAATGAGCCGGAGATGATGCCGTGCTGCCAAAAGGACTCCCTCTATCCGGCCATGACGCTGGGCAGGCGTCGCTGTCGTCGCGGGCACTCCATTCGGCGTACGGGCAAGATACAGGCCTTCTCGCCCTGCTGCAGTTCGCACATGGCAAAGGAGTTGCCGCAGGAAGAGACCAAGAAGATGGCGGCGGCGAGCGGTTCCGCCAATGATGGCTCCGATTCGGACGACTTCGAGAAGCTGCTGAAGTTCGATACGACTTTGAGTAATGAGTTGTTGCCGTACTTCGACATGCAGCTGCACAAGAACAGCAGCCAGAGCATGGTGAGCCTGAGCGAActcaaggaggaggagggcgaACCGCTGAGCCTCCTGCCCACCATTAACAGCGATCCCAGCGCCGATCCGGAGGCGGACTACAATGCCGAAGATCACGATGTGTCCGCGCCGCGACGCAGTGGCGTTTGCAGCGATGGCGAGGAAGACTTCCTGGACGATGCGGACGACCATTATTTCCGGCATGCGGCCATGCTAACCATGCTGCACCGCAGTTCGATGAGGAAGATGCGGGCGGCCGATCAGGGGAGTCTTAAGTACCGCCATCAGACGCAGTCATCGATCTCCTCCAATGCGTCCAGTTCGACGACGGCCAGCACTTCGGCGGCAGCGGGCGGAGGATCCGCCCAGCAGGGTCTGACCAGTCCGGACAGCGACGAGGGTTCCATATCCAGCGGCTGCGAGACGGCCAGCACAGTCACAAATGCCAACCACGAGGAGTACAACGGCAAGCGGGATAGCGATCCCGGCCAGCTGGAGCAGTCGCCGGActtggagctggagcaggcGCAAGTGCTGGAGCAGATGATGATCTACCAAAGactggagcagcagctgcgcAACAACAGCGGCGATGCCACCAATTACAGCAGCTCGAGCAGCATCACCCTGAAGCGCAGCAATTCCGGCAGCGACAAGCAGGAGAGGAGCGACCATCCGGATGACGACAACAGCGACAGCGACGAGAGCGGCTACGTGGAGTTCCAGGAGAAGGAGCGACCGGGTCAGCAGCCGCTGATCAGCGAGGCAAGCGTTACGCTGGCCAAGATTGCGACCGTCAAGCCGCAGGTACCACCAAAGCCGGCTCCACGTCGCTCGCTCAGTCTCAACGCGGCGGCCACCGGCGCCTCAGCGGGCTCATCCGCTGGCAAGGCTCCGGGCACCGCTGTCTGA
- the LOC117143127 gene encoding uncharacterized protein LOC117143127 isoform X2 — MAANNGNKSPMEHDTEGCDEVDFIVATHNNNNDYENLGSVSQAVINTKVAAAAAAATPNNEPNSNTLKKAKERRTLFHFGSSSSSKKLSQSKSQESQEAGSKDATPATTTAPLPPVPIGTPPRQHKFVKSNSLARLLGNTYNAKKFEKQEQKRLASGAEGGKFNTYSGRRGRAGPYLERFKRVSKEDGDVAGEDDTVRVTNVITLTTDSRDLLYGSRQEHVGRTGGYDQNDQLTSKAYRTLTRSLGKLWRRTHSVDISTPDPEFKVSYLGNVLTGWAKGEGCVEKQLNTLWRNYTQHSKPDVIMRLKVCASGLKATTRQHGLTEYWAHRITYCCAPKNYPRVFCWIYRHEGRKLKHELRCHAVLCSKEKIAQDICDTLRENLESALREFKREKILKQNARLSLANAVYDNPSLPRRKIMLSVGGNNYRPPLERSKSAPKLMAIEEAIGEEEGDEIEDTNEPEMMPCCQKDSLYPAMTLGRRRCRRGHSIRRTGKIQAFSPCCSSHMAKELPQEETKKMAAASGSANDGSDSDDFEKLLKFDTTLSNELLPYFDMQLHKNSSQSMVSLSELKEEEGEPLSLLPTINSDPSADPEADYNAEDHDVSAPRRSGVCSDGEEDFLDDADDHYFRHAAMLTMLHRSSMRKMRAADQGSLKYRHQTQSSISSNASSSTTASTSAAAGGGSAQQGLTSPDSDEGSISSGCETASTVTNANHEEYNGKRDSDPGQLEQSPDLELEQAQVLEQMMIYQRLEQQLRNNSGDATNYSSSSSITLKRSNSGSDKQERSDHPDDDNSDSDESGYVEFQEKERPGQQPLISEASVTLAKIATVKPQVPPKPAPRRSLSLNAAATGASAGSSAGKAPGTAV; from the exons ATGGCGGCCAACAACGGTAACAAATCCCCAATGGAGCACGATACCGAGGGTTGTGATGAGGTGGACTTTATAGTGGCCACgcacaacaataacaacgatTACGAGAATTTGGGCAGCGTGAGTCAGGCGGTGATCAACACCaaagtagcagcagcagcagcagcagcaacaccaaacAACGAACCAAACAGCAATACATTGAAAAAGGCCAAGGAGCGTCGCACCCTCTTCCATTtcgggagcagcagcagcagcaagaagCTGAGTCAGAGCAAGTCACAGGAGAGCCAAGAGGCGGGCAGCAAGGATGCTACGCCAGCGACAACTACTGCTCCACTGCCGCCGGTGCCAATCGGAACGCCACCGCGACAGCACAAGTTCGTGAAGAGCAACAGCTTGGCCAGATTGCTGGGCAACACCTACAATGCCAAGAAGTTCGAgaagcaggagcagaagcGTCTGGCCTCCGGAGCCGAGGGCGGCAAGTTCAATACCTACAGTGGGAGGCGTGGACGTGCGGGTCCCTATCTGGAGCGATTCAAGCGAGTGTCCAAGGAGGACGGCGATGTGGCTGGCGAGGATGACACGGTGAGGGTCACGAACGTCATTACCCTGACGACGGACTCGCGGGATTTGCTCTACGGCAGCCGGCAGGAGCATGTGGGTCGCACTGGGGGCTATGACCAGAACGATCAGCTCACCTCGAAGGCGTATCGCACGCTCACCCGCAGTTTGGGCAAACTCTGGAGGCGCACACACAGCGTGGACATTAGCACACCCGATCCGGAGTTCAAGGTCTCGTACCTGGGCAACGTCCTGACCGGCTGGGCCAAGG GTGAGGGTTGTGTGGAGAAGCAGCTGAATACGCTGTGGCGGAACTACACCCAGCACTCCAAGCCGGACGTGATCATGCGCCTGAAGGTGTGCGCCTCCGGCTTGAAGGCCACCACCCGGCAGCACGGACTCACGGAGTACTGGGCCCACAGGATCACCTACTGCTGCGCACCGAAGAACTATCCGCGCGTCTTCTGCTGGATCTATCGCCACGAGGGCAGGAAGCTGAAGCACGAGCTCCGCTGCCATGCGGTGCTCTGCAGCAAGGAGAAGATTGCCCAGGACATTTGCGATACCCTGAGG gAAAACCTGGAGAGCGCTTTGCGCGAATTTAAGCGCGAGAAAATTCTGAAGCAAAACGCTCGCTTGAGTTTGGCCAACGCCGTCTACGACAATCCGAGCTTGCCGCGCCGCAAGATTATGCTGAGTGTGGGCGGCAACAACTACAGGCCGCCGCTGGAACGCTCCAAGTCGGCGCCCAAGCTGATGGCCATCGAGGAGGCCATTGGCGAGGAGGAGGGCGATGAGATCGAGGACACCAATGAGCCGGAGATGATGCCGTGCTGCCAAAAGGACTCCCTCTATCCGGCCATGACGCTGGGCAGGCGTCGCTGTCGTCGCGGGCACTCCATTCGGCGTACGGGCAAGATACAGGCCTTCTCGCCCTGCTGCAGTTCGCACATGGCAAAGGAGTTGCCGCAGGAAGAGACCAAGAAGATGGCGGCGGCGAGCGGTTCCGCCAATGATGGCTCCGATTCGGACGACTTCGAGAAGCTGCTGAAGTTCGATACGACTTTGAGTAATGAGTTGTTGCCGTACTTCGACATGCAGCTGCACAAGAACAGCAGCCAGAGCATGGTGAGCCTGAGCGAActcaaggaggaggagggcgaACCGCTGAGCCTCCTGCCCACCATTAACAGCGATCCCAGCGCCGATCCGGAGGCGGACTACAATGCCGAAGATCACGATGTGTCCGCGCCGCGACGCAGTGGCGTTTGCAGCGATGGCGAGGAAGACTTCCTGGACGATGCGGACGACCATTATTTCCGGCATGCGGCCATGCTAACCATGCTGCACCGCAGTTCGATGAGGAAGATGCGGGCGGCCGATCAGGGGAGTCTTAAGTACCGCCATCAGACGCAGTCATCGATCTCCTCCAATGCGTCCAGTTCGACGACGGCCAGCACTTCGGCGGCAGCGGGCGGAGGATCCGCCCAGCAGGGTCTGACCAGTCCGGACAGCGACGAGGGTTCCATATCCAGCGGCTGCGAGACGGCCAGCACAGTCACAAATGCCAACCACGAGGAGTACAACGGCAAGCGGGATAGCGATCCCGGCCAGCTGGAGCAGTCGCCGGActtggagctggagcaggcGCAAGTGCTGGAGCAGATGATGATCTACCAAAGactggagcagcagctgcgcAACAACAGCGGCGATGCCACCAATTACAGCAGCTCGAGCAGCATCACCCTGAAGCGCAGCAATTCCGGCAGCGACAAGCAGGAGAGGAGCGACCATCCGGATGACGACAACAGCGACAGCGACGAGAGCGGCTACGTGGAGTTCCAGGAGAAGGAGCGACCGGGTCAGCAGCCGCTGATCAGCGAGGCAAGCGTTACGCTGGCCAAGATTGCGACCGTCAAGCCGCAGGTACCACCAAAGCCGGCTCCACGTCGCTCGCTCAGTCTCAACGCGGCGGCCACCGGCGCCTCAGCGGGCTCATCCGCTGGCAAGGCTCCGGGCACCGCTGTCTGA